Proteins encoded in a region of the Corallococcus caeni genome:
- a CDS encoding ABC transporter ATP-binding protein: MPPSVTAPTSRRPSGVTARRLLTLARPEAGALLFASVFLLISSGASLVYPQGVRILIDEALNAKNRDLIDKAALVMLAVFLVQGVATALRYYLFSTAGERVVMRLRHDFFQRLMDQEVAFFDTHRTGELTSRLASDTTVLQNTVSVNISQGLRNVVQVLGGIVLLFYTSASLTFLMLAIVPLVVVGAMVYGRRVRGLSRDVQDALAKASEVAEESLSGLRTVRSFAAEPSEVARYGNTVRHAYEVARHRARQSSAFMGGASSAGYISAVVVFWYGGRLVVNGELSVGALTSFLIYTMLVAVSLGSLADLWADFMRASGAAERVFELMDRTPAIPATQGERPTTVEGRVELRDVHFAYPTRPDVPVLQGIDLTLKAGEVVAVVGSSGAGKSTLAALLSRFYDPLQGQLLLDGRPLPSLDPSWLRRHVGMVAQEPLLFSCSIADNIRYGRPDATEAQVEAAARAANAHDFIQRFPDGYRTEVGERGVQLSGGQKQRVAIARAVLKDPRILILDEATSALDAESEHLVKDALDRLMQGRTTLIIAHRLSTVANAQRVLVLESGRVVQSGTHASLMTQDGLYRRLVERQVVAA; this comes from the coding sequence GTGCCTCCCTCCGTCACCGCTCCGACATCCCGCCGCCCCTCCGGGGTCACCGCCCGCCGCCTGCTGACCCTCGCCCGCCCCGAGGCCGGCGCGCTGCTGTTCGCCTCCGTCTTCCTGCTCATCAGCAGCGGCGCCAGCCTCGTGTACCCCCAGGGCGTCCGCATCCTCATCGACGAGGCCCTCAACGCGAAGAACCGCGACCTCATCGACAAGGCCGCGCTCGTCATGCTGGCCGTCTTCCTGGTCCAGGGCGTCGCGACCGCCCTGCGCTACTACCTCTTCAGCACCGCCGGCGAGCGCGTGGTCATGCGCCTGCGCCATGACTTCTTCCAGCGCCTCATGGACCAGGAGGTGGCCTTCTTCGACACGCACCGCACCGGAGAGCTCACCAGCCGGCTCGCCTCCGACACCACCGTGCTCCAGAACACCGTGAGCGTGAACATCTCCCAGGGGCTGCGCAACGTCGTGCAGGTCCTGGGCGGCATCGTGCTGCTCTTCTACACCTCCGCGTCGCTCACGTTCCTGATGCTCGCCATCGTGCCCCTCGTGGTCGTGGGCGCAATGGTCTACGGCCGGCGCGTGCGCGGGCTGTCTCGCGACGTGCAGGACGCGCTCGCCAAGGCCAGCGAGGTCGCCGAGGAGAGCCTGTCCGGCCTGCGCACCGTGCGCTCCTTCGCGGCGGAGCCGTCGGAGGTCGCGCGCTACGGCAACACCGTGCGCCACGCCTACGAGGTCGCCCGCCACCGCGCGCGCCAGTCCTCCGCCTTCATGGGGGGCGCCTCCAGCGCGGGCTACATCTCCGCGGTGGTGGTGTTCTGGTACGGCGGCCGGCTGGTGGTGAACGGAGAACTCTCCGTGGGCGCCCTCACCTCGTTCCTCATCTACACCATGCTCGTGGCCGTCTCCCTGGGCTCCCTGGCCGACCTCTGGGCGGACTTCATGCGCGCCTCGGGCGCCGCCGAGCGCGTCTTCGAATTGATGGACCGCACGCCCGCCATCCCCGCCACGCAAGGCGAGCGCCCCACCACCGTCGAGGGCCGCGTGGAGCTGCGGGACGTGCACTTCGCCTACCCCACGCGCCCGGACGTGCCGGTGCTCCAGGGCATCGACCTCACGCTGAAGGCCGGCGAGGTCGTCGCCGTGGTGGGCTCCTCCGGCGCGGGCAAGTCCACCCTCGCCGCCCTCCTGTCCCGCTTCTATGATCCGCTCCAGGGCCAGCTGCTGCTGGACGGCCGCCCCCTCCCGTCCCTGGACCCCAGCTGGCTGCGGCGCCACGTGGGCATGGTCGCCCAGGAGCCCCTGCTCTTCTCCTGCTCCATCGCGGACAACATCCGCTACGGCCGCCCGGACGCCACGGAAGCGCAGGTGGAGGCCGCCGCCCGGGCCGCCAACGCGCACGACTTCATCCAGCGCTTCCCGGACGGCTACCGCACGGAGGTGGGCGAGCGCGGCGTGCAACTGTCCGGCGGCCAGAAGCAGCGCGTGGCCATCGCGCGGGCCGTGCTCAAGGACCCGCGCATCCTCATCCTGGACGAGGCGACGTCCGCCCTGGACGCGGAGAGCGAGCACCTGGTCAAGGACGCCCTGGACCGGCTGATGCAGGGCCGCACCACGCTCATCATCGCCCACCGCCTGTCCACCGTGGCCAACGCCCAGCGCGTGCTGGTGCTGGAGTCGGGCCGCGTGGTGCAGAGCGGCACCCACGCCTCCCTCATGACGCAGGACGGCCTGTACCGCCGCCTCGTGGAGCGCCAGGTCGTCGCCGCCTGA
- a CDS encoding CTP synthase: MRSKKTKFIFVTGGVVSSLGKGLASASIGALLENRGLDITLIKLDPYINVDPGTMSPFQHGEVFVTEDGGETDMDLGHYERFTHARMSRLNNFTSGRIYNAVITKERRGEYLGKTVQVIPHITDEIKASIRQAAQDVDVVIVEVGGTVGDIESLPFLEAIRQMRYDVGSQNAVYIHLTLLPYIGAAGEVKTKPTQHSVMKLREIGIQPDFLLCRTDREISRELKDKIAMFCNVDNGNVFTSPDVRSIYELPLELHRQGLDERLAEVLNIWSRAPHLEKWETIVRKIYEPARGEVTVAIVGKYVNLTESYKSLNESLLHGGIANDVRVRLRFVDSQDVEAQGPEKTLAGVDAVLVPGGFGVRGTEGKIAAVRYARENKLPFFGICLGLQMAVVEFSRTVLGLKGANSLEFDEHTPHPVVTLMESQVKVQDKGGTMRLGSYACALKAGTVAHKLYAQESIQERHRHRYEVNNAYRGRLQEAGLVISGHNPELNLVEMIELADHPYFVGCQFHPEFKSKPFAPHPLFSGFIGAALAQRDAHRTQAPATPVRA, encoded by the coding sequence ATGCGCTCCAAGAAAACCAAGTTCATCTTCGTGACGGGCGGCGTGGTCAGCTCGCTGGGGAAGGGACTGGCCTCCGCATCCATTGGCGCCCTCCTCGAGAACCGCGGGCTGGACATCACCCTCATCAAGCTGGATCCCTACATCAACGTGGATCCGGGCACGATGAGCCCCTTCCAGCACGGCGAAGTCTTCGTCACCGAGGACGGTGGCGAGACCGACATGGACCTGGGCCACTACGAGCGGTTCACCCACGCCCGGATGAGCCGCCTCAACAATTTCACGTCCGGCCGCATCTACAACGCGGTCATCACCAAGGAACGCCGGGGTGAGTACCTGGGCAAGACGGTCCAGGTGATTCCGCACATCACGGATGAGATCAAGGCCAGCATCCGCCAGGCCGCCCAGGACGTGGACGTCGTCATCGTGGAGGTCGGCGGCACGGTGGGCGACATCGAGTCCCTGCCCTTCCTCGAGGCCATCCGCCAGATGCGCTACGACGTGGGCAGCCAGAACGCGGTCTACATCCACCTGACGCTGCTGCCGTACATCGGCGCCGCGGGCGAGGTGAAGACCAAGCCCACGCAGCACTCGGTGATGAAGCTGCGCGAGATCGGCATCCAGCCGGACTTCCTGCTGTGCCGCACGGACCGGGAGATCTCGCGCGAGCTGAAGGACAAGATCGCCATGTTCTGCAACGTGGACAACGGCAACGTGTTCACGTCCCCGGACGTGCGCAGCATCTACGAACTGCCCCTGGAGCTGCACCGCCAGGGCCTGGATGAGCGGCTGGCGGAGGTGCTCAACATCTGGAGCCGCGCCCCCCACCTGGAGAAGTGGGAGACCATCGTCCGGAAGATCTACGAGCCCGCGCGCGGTGAAGTCACCGTCGCCATCGTGGGCAAGTACGTGAACCTCACGGAGAGCTACAAGAGCCTCAACGAGTCCCTGCTCCACGGCGGCATCGCCAACGACGTGCGCGTGCGCTTGCGCTTCGTGGACAGCCAGGACGTGGAGGCGCAGGGGCCGGAGAAGACGCTCGCGGGCGTGGACGCGGTGCTCGTGCCCGGCGGCTTCGGCGTGCGCGGCACCGAAGGGAAGATCGCCGCGGTCCGCTACGCGCGGGAGAACAAGCTTCCCTTCTTCGGCATCTGCCTGGGCCTCCAGATGGCCGTGGTGGAGTTCAGCCGCACCGTGCTGGGCCTGAAGGGCGCCAACAGCCTGGAGTTCGACGAGCACACCCCGCACCCGGTGGTGACGCTCATGGAGAGCCAGGTGAAGGTGCAGGACAAGGGCGGCACCATGCGCCTGGGCAGCTACGCGTGCGCCCTCAAGGCCGGCACCGTCGCGCACAAGCTCTATGCCCAGGAGTCCATCCAGGAGCGCCACCGCCACCGCTACGAGGTCAACAACGCCTACCGCGGCCGCCTCCAGGAGGCCGGGCTCGTCATCTCCGGCCACAACCCGGAGCTGAACCTGGTGGAGATGATTGAACTGGCGGACCACCCGTACTTCGTCGGCTGCCAGTTCCACCCGGAGTTCAAGAGCAAGCCCTTCGCCCCCCACCCCCTGTTCTCCGGCTTCATCGGCGCGGCGCTCGCCCAGCGCGACGCCCACCGGACCCAGGCCCCTGCCACCCCGGTGCGCGCATGA
- the kdsA gene encoding 3-deoxy-8-phosphooctulonate synthase, which produces MSNTPSIELCGHKVGPGQRLFVIAGPDSIESEEMALRHAHLLKGITARLGVPYAFKCSYDKANRTSGKSFRGPGLKEGLRILDRVRREVGVPVLTDVHETSHVGPAAEVVDIIQIPAFLCRQTDLVEAVARSGKGVNLKKGQFVAPKDIVHSARKAVEAGNPNVLVTERGSSFGYNNLVVDMRGFAQMREAGLVVCMDATHAVQLPSSSDGKTGGERRFVSLLARSAAAAGIDALFTEVHEDPDRALCDGPCSLNPQMFEDVVRDVLSIRRALGHEAS; this is translated from the coding sequence ATGAGCAACACCCCCTCCATCGAGCTGTGCGGCCACAAGGTCGGCCCCGGCCAGCGCCTCTTCGTCATCGCCGGCCCGGACAGCATCGAGTCCGAGGAGATGGCCCTGCGCCACGCCCACCTGCTCAAGGGCATCACCGCCCGGCTGGGCGTCCCGTATGCCTTCAAATGTTCCTATGACAAGGCCAACCGGACCAGCGGCAAGTCCTTCCGCGGACCGGGTTTGAAGGAAGGTCTGAGAATCCTGGACCGTGTCCGTCGGGAGGTGGGGGTGCCCGTTCTCACGGACGTCCATGAAACCAGCCACGTCGGGCCTGCCGCTGAAGTCGTGGATATCATCCAGATACCCGCCTTCCTCTGCCGCCAGACGGACCTCGTGGAGGCGGTGGCCCGCTCGGGCAAGGGGGTGAACTTGAAGAAGGGACAGTTCGTCGCCCCCAAGGACATCGTCCACTCGGCGCGAAAGGCCGTGGAGGCGGGCAACCCCAACGTGCTCGTCACCGAGCGCGGCTCGTCCTTCGGCTACAACAACCTCGTCGTGGACATGCGCGGCTTCGCCCAGATGCGCGAGGCCGGCCTCGTGGTGTGCATGGACGCGACCCACGCCGTCCAGCTCCCCTCCTCCAGCGACGGAAAGACAGGCGGCGAGCGCCGGTTCGTCTCACTGCTCGCCCGCAGCGCCGCCGCCGCCGGGATTGACGCTTTATTCACAGAAGTCCACGAAGACCCCGACCGTGCCCTGTGTGACGGTCCGTGCTCGCTCAATCCACAGATGTTCGAGGACGTGGTACGAGATGTGCTCAGCATCCGCCGCGCGCTGGGTCACGAAGCCAGTTGA
- a CDS encoding KdsC family phosphatase, with translation MQTEAPSKPGKEELTSRASRVRLLVFDVDGVLTDGALYYGDNGEVMKRFNVKDGHALVMARLVGLPAAILTARSSRIVEARGRELGLAAVFQGRKEKGPALQELLAQLQIPANQCAYMGDDLNDLDPMSLSGLSACPADAVPEVRQEADFVTQNVGGHGAARELVELCLRASGRWEDAVGLMRSTGKRSTS, from the coding sequence ATGCAGACGGAAGCGCCTTCCAAGCCGGGTAAGGAAGAGCTGACGTCCCGTGCGTCGCGCGTGCGACTGCTCGTGTTCGACGTGGATGGCGTCCTCACCGACGGCGCGCTGTACTACGGCGACAACGGCGAGGTGATGAAGCGCTTCAACGTGAAGGACGGCCATGCGCTCGTCATGGCCCGGCTGGTGGGCCTGCCCGCCGCCATCCTCACCGCGCGCAGCTCCCGCATCGTGGAAGCGCGAGGCCGGGAACTCGGCCTTGCCGCCGTCTTCCAGGGCCGCAAGGAGAAGGGTCCCGCTCTCCAGGAATTGCTCGCCCAACTCCAGATACCCGCGAATCAGTGCGCGTATATGGGAGACGACCTCAACGACCTGGACCCCATGTCGCTCTCCGGGCTTTCCGCCTGTCCGGCGGATGCCGTTCCAGAGGTGCGCCAGGAAGCGGACTTCGTTACGCAGAACGTGGGCGGTCACGGAGCCGCCCGTGAGCTGGTCGAGCTGTGCCTCCGTGCCAGTGGCCGTTGGGAAGACGCCGTGGGTCTGATGCGAAGCACAGGTAAACGCAGCACGTCGTAG
- a CDS encoding response regulator: MASGTMQSEGSTAMTDQLYTTHDISRLLQVDPSTVSKWIDRGILMAFRTPGGHRRVRSTDLRTFLVTHQMPVPEELGSSTVRLLVVDDERPVLDAIKRAFKPHANQVELQTTTSGVEALLLVSEQKPHGMIIDLNMPDIDGIEVCKRIRARKQMEGVRLITMTSNHTPDVVEQSKQAGAVACLAKPLDVTQVMELFRVPLALNTSAARK; encoded by the coding sequence ATGGCTAGTGGAACGATGCAGTCCGAGGGGAGTACGGCGATGACGGACCAGCTCTACACGACGCACGACATCAGTCGGTTGCTTCAGGTGGACCCGTCGACGGTGAGCAAGTGGATCGACCGCGGCATCCTGATGGCCTTCCGGACTCCGGGTGGCCACCGACGCGTGCGTTCAACCGACCTGCGCACCTTCCTGGTCACCCACCAGATGCCCGTGCCCGAGGAGCTGGGCAGCAGCACGGTGCGCCTGCTGGTCGTGGACGACGAGCGCCCGGTGCTGGACGCCATCAAGCGCGCGTTCAAGCCGCATGCGAACCAGGTGGAGCTCCAGACGACGACGAGCGGCGTGGAGGCCCTGCTGCTGGTGTCGGAGCAGAAGCCGCACGGGATGATCATCGACCTCAACATGCCGGACATCGACGGCATCGAGGTCTGCAAGCGCATCCGCGCGCGCAAGCAGATGGAGGGCGTGCGCCTCATCACCATGACGAGCAATCACACGCCCGACGTCGTGGAGCAGTCCAAGCAGGCCGGCGCGGTGGCGTGCCTGGCCAAGCCGCTGGACGTGACGCAGGTGATGGAGCTGTTCCGGGTTCCGCTGGCGCTCAACACCAGCGCTGCTCGCAAGTAA
- a CDS encoding Hsp20/alpha crystallin family protein, whose product MLNSRNPYNAAVALPLLRDFDFLFRELASPGARNDAERTVTPAADILEAESGITLRVDLPGHDAKAIQVKVEDGVLTVRSERKAETVPEGSTLRRQERASGVYARQFRLPDTVDATRVEARYDNGVLTLTLPRREETKPRVVEVKVQG is encoded by the coding sequence ATGCTGAACAGCCGCAATCCCTACAACGCCGCCGTTGCCCTCCCCCTGCTGCGCGACTTCGACTTCCTCTTCCGCGAGCTGGCCTCGCCGGGCGCCCGCAACGACGCCGAGCGCACCGTCACGCCCGCGGCGGACATCCTGGAGGCCGAGTCCGGCATCACGCTGCGCGTGGACCTGCCCGGCCACGACGCCAAGGCCATCCAGGTGAAGGTGGAGGACGGCGTGCTGACCGTGCGCTCCGAGCGCAAGGCGGAGACCGTTCCGGAAGGGAGCACCCTGCGCCGCCAGGAGCGCGCCTCGGGCGTCTACGCGCGCCAGTTCCGCCTGCCTGACACGGTGGATGCCACCCGCGTGGAGGCCCGCTACGACAATGGCGTGCTCACCCTCACCCTGCCGCGCCGCGAGGAGACCAAGCCCCGCGTCGTCGAGGTGAAGGTCCAGGGTTGA